Proteins co-encoded in one Marinomonas sp. IMCC 4694 genomic window:
- a CDS encoding flagellar basal body-associated FliL family protein, with the protein MLLMTHLSHKLRLFTLLLLCSVISIVSHAEDEGEEAPVPTAYVELKPSFVVNYQTKDNRLRYIKTSISIRTDVVQKDLIEANMPLVRDALVMFLSSRTAKQVTGTIAREQTRADAALAVNNAMLEETRQTPVKDILFASFVTQ; encoded by the coding sequence ATGCTCCTGATGACGCACCTATCCCATAAATTACGCCTCTTTACGTTACTTTTACTGTGCAGCGTGATCAGCATTGTCAGTCATGCTGAAGACGAAGGCGAAGAAGCCCCCGTGCCGACTGCGTATGTCGAATTAAAACCCAGCTTCGTCGTGAATTACCAAACTAAAGACAACCGCCTCAGGTACATCAAAACCAGCATCAGCATCCGCACTGATGTCGTTCAAAAAGACCTGATTGAAGCCAATATGCCTCTTGTAAGAGATGCCTTAGTGATGTTCCTCAGCTCCCGTACGGCGAAACAAGTAACGGGCACGATCGCACGAGAACAAACTCGAGCAGACGCCGCCCTTGCGGTAAACAACGCTATGTTGGAAGAAACTCGCCAGACGCCAGTAAAAGACATCTTATTTGCCAGTTTTGTGACGCAATAA
- a CDS encoding disulfide bond formation protein B has product MFTLLSARRFHGLVALVAFALLAVAFYMEYQMALEPCPLCMLQRIVFFCVGVVSLVSFLLSSERLRRWCAWKVVVLSLMGAALAIRHLYLQHLPEEELPACLPGLSYMFDVFPWQEIMQAMIMGTGECGDVVWTLFGISIPGWTLIAFVSMAIVNGAIAVRGGKKAH; this is encoded by the coding sequence ATGTTCACACTGTTGTCTGCTCGTCGTTTTCATGGTTTGGTTGCTTTAGTGGCGTTCGCCTTGTTAGCGGTCGCTTTTTATATGGAATATCAAATGGCGCTGGAGCCTTGCCCTTTGTGCATGCTGCAGCGCATTGTGTTTTTCTGCGTAGGCGTGGTGTCGCTTGTGTCCTTTTTGTTATCCAGCGAGCGACTTCGACGTTGGTGTGCGTGGAAAGTGGTCGTCTTGTCTTTAATGGGCGCTGCGTTAGCGATTCGGCATTTGTATTTACAGCATTTACCCGAAGAAGAGTTACCCGCGTGTCTACCAGGTTTGAGCTACATGTTTGATGTTTTTCCCTGGCAAGAAATTATGCAAGCAATGATCATGGGAACCGGAGAGTGCGGCGACGTCGTGTGGACTTTGTTTGGCATTAGCATTCCCGGTTGGACCTTGATTGCCTTTGTCAGCATGGCGATAGTGAATGGTGCCATTGCTGTGCGTGGCGGCAAAAAAGCACACTAG
- the rsd gene encoding sigma D regulator: MLEGCKTAQERWGGVHVIIDRWLEQRRQWVETCVYLRERGEFTPTDTVKIQFLCEMLVDYVSAGHFTVYEQLALEAKEFKDDSAAVLLSELLPLIDSSTQIAIEFNDKYDTKEHCNAQLEALPFALQALSLVMMERFQFEDQLIKELHEAHSEKNA; encoded by the coding sequence ATGTTAGAAGGTTGTAAAACAGCCCAAGAGCGATGGGGCGGCGTTCACGTTATTATCGACCGCTGGTTAGAACAGCGTCGGCAATGGGTGGAAACCTGTGTGTATTTGCGTGAACGTGGCGAGTTCACTCCGACGGACACGGTTAAAATCCAATTTCTGTGTGAAATGCTGGTGGATTACGTGTCTGCAGGCCACTTTACGGTTTATGAACAGCTGGCATTAGAAGCCAAGGAATTCAAAGATGATAGTGCGGCCGTACTATTGAGTGAGTTATTGCCTTTAATCGACAGTTCGACGCAAATTGCCATTGAATTTAACGATAAATACGATACCAAAGAGCATTGTAACGCCCAACTTGAAGCGTTACCTTTTGCCCTACAAGCCTTATCGTTGGTGATGATGGAGCGATTCCAATTTGAGGATCAGCTTATTAAAGAATTGCATGAAGCGCACAGTGAAAAAAACGCTTAA